GAGGATCAGGTTCACGTTCTTGAAGTCCATGCCATGGAATTTTGCGGCGAACCGTCCGCCGATGTCCACGACATGGGTGACCGCTCCGTGCATCATCATGTCGCTGTCGGCAGTCATCGTGAACTCCATCCCATATTCCCGCGCGAGAAGGCGCGTTACGTCATCAGATTGATGAGGCTGCTTGGTCAAAATGACCCAGTTGCTCGTGTCGAGTCCATGCCGATCCGCGTAATCGCGCAGCAGGTCCGGCGTGTCATTCACCGGATCGGTCGTGATCGAGATGAACTGTACCAAATCTTTCATCGGCCCGTCGTTGATCGAGGCCTGAATGGCCCCGATCTTTTGGGAGTGGAGCGGGCAGATATCCGGGCAATTGGCGTAGATGAAGTGCAGGATGACCACCTTGTCGCCGAAGTCTGACAAGC
The window above is part of the Roseovarius sp. THAF27 genome. Proteins encoded here:
- a CDS encoding SCO family protein — encoded protein: MNSFLTRRAALAILATTISSPAFANHPGENLDARMFEMEPYFQAIDAAQASDFELRDSEGNTVRLSDFGDKVVILHFIYANCPDICPLHSQKIGAIQASINDGPMKDLVQFISITTDPVNDTPDLLRDYADRHGLDTSNWVILTKQPHQSDDVTRLLAREYGMEFTMTADSDMMMHGAVTHVVDIGGRFAAKFHGMDFKNVNLILYVSELINNDQHRRREPSWWDQLTGVFQ